TTAACCGCCTCGATTTTAGCCGAGTAGTCCTGCTGGGCGGCTTCAATTTCTTTTTTAGAAATCTCGACCTCTGTTTTCAGCCGATCATAATCCTGCTCCAACTTTTCGAATTTTTCACTATATTTTTTGTGGAATTCCACCACCGCGCGACGATTATGAAAAATCTGCGAATAATGCGCCTCCAATTCGGGCGAAAGGTCAAAAAATTCCGTACCAAGAATTGAGTGAAGTTCGTTCTCGTGTTCACCAGGCTGCGTCACGGCGTAGGCGGACATTGTTTTTTCAAGTTTTGGCGTTTTAATTCGTTCGTAGTCCGCGTTAAGCAAATTTTTTAGCCGAGATTTTTCCGCTTCGGGCGTTCTAGACCATACCGCATGAAGCGCCTCGTGCGCGAGAGTTGTTTGTTTTATACCATCAAGTTCAGAATTGTCAATATCAAAAATAAAAATCTCATCCGCCTTATAGCATCCCAAAACCGATCCACCCTCAAAATTATTTTTACATTTCTGATTGAAATTTTGCCTATTTAAAAGTGTTGGTGAAGTTGCTTTTACTATAATTTCCGATTCTGGCTGAAATTTTATGCTCGCAATCAACTCACGCATTTCATTACTTGGCACAAAATTATTCGCCTTGACAAAATCTGAGATTTTCTGCCTAAAAACAATAGCCAAAAACCCGCCACCGATTATCACTAGCAACAAAATCCCGCTAACAATCTTCCCAAAATTCAATCTTTTCACTATAATAATTATATCGCATTGTGCTTATTTTTACAATATTTTCGAAAAACCCATAAATTAAACGAACCCTATGAAGAGTTTTATCATATCGTCAAAGAAACTCATCTCTCTCCTTTCAAATAATTAAAACATCACCGGCTTATCGTCATCATCTTCGCTCTTCTTGCGAGAATTTACGCTTGAAGTATTAGCAAAGTATTTTTGAGCCTGCTGAGCAGTTAGGCTTGGGCCTTGATTCTGCGCCGCTTGGCTTGCGAGATCGACTTTAGAGAGGCCATCAGCCTTATATTCTGGGAGTTTATCGAGTTTTATGTCAGGGGTTTTCATATTCTTGAAGGAGTTGACCACCGCGTCCAAATTGGCTTGACCGCCAATCTTGCTTCGATAGTTGTTCTCTTCATTTTGGAATTTCTCGTCCGCCGCCTGATGCTGTTCTTTCTTCCAAGTGTTGAGTTCGTTGTTTTCATCCTCATACTCTTTACGCAAGTTAGCGCGAGCAGAAGAGATATTAGACACTTGATCATTGTAGTCGTCTGTAATCTCAGAACTTTGTTTATTAGCAAGATCCGCTGTGGCAATCGCACCCATTTGCGCCGCACTTGAGTTGCCTGCGCCATACATACCAATTTGAGTATTGAGGCCTTGGAGCATATTTTGACTGTCGTTCTGGATTTGCCCATACGCACGCGAGCGTTGTCGATCCAATTTGGATTGTTCGCTGTCAAGGTTCCTGAACGCATTGTCGCGTTGATTTGTTAATTTGTTGAATGAGTTGTTGTATTTCTCGTCGATGAGTGATTTTGTAGCAGCCTTTCTGCCAGGTAGGCTATCAAGAAGCCCCTGATAGAATTTCTGCTGACGAAGGTCTTCTGCGGATGGACCGCTTGAGGCGCCGCCACTATAATGTAAGCCAGTTGAGCTTGGTGGTTGAGATACTTTTGCTGCATCATTCTTATTCCAATCATCAACTCTTCTATAAAATTTGCTATTTATTCCACCCTTTTCTGCATATAGACCCACCCCGTCTTGATGATTAAATTTGCCCAAATCTTGCGTTGGTGCATCATTACCTTTTATATATAGATTACCATTTTGACCAATCCAATAGACTCCTTTTCTACCATCAGACCCAACCTTACCAAAATTTATTGACATATAAAAATCTCCTTTATGAGTTAAAGGAGATGATGTTTGGATATTTAATATTTTATTTAGACTGACAGAAGTGAAGTACGGCTATAGTGGAGGGGTCATTTTTTCTGCTTGGACCCTGATCAAAAATCTCAGCGAATCCTATTTTTGAGTATCGGGGGTCTATCATTGCTTCATAATGAGATTTAGAATTCCTCCAACTATCAACTCTATCCTTAGCACTAACACTTACTGACCCTCGTGCTATATTTTCACCAATATACACACACTCATTGGGCGACAGATATGTAATATATTCGTAACCGTGTTTTTTAGTCTTTGGATTTACATGATCATAGTAATTATACTGAACCATATCTTGTGCTTTAAGCAGCGCACTAGCGTTTAGTTTATCGTCCAGAATTACCGAATCAACTCCTGCGTCTACCCTAATAAGCGCATTAACCTCTTTGAGGACCTCTTCGGGGGTTGGCCTTATTGCTATTGACCTATTCCTGAACTCCTCTAAGAACTCTTTTTCTCTGTTTAGTTTTGAGATTTCAGAATTAAGCTCTTTAATATAACTATTCAGACTTACAAAACCAATAGCCCCACCCCCAAGCAAAGTAAGAACGACAATTATAGTAACTATCTTCTTCATAATAACCCTATTTTAACATAAATCTGCCAAGAAATCAATCGCTACAGCCATTCATCAACACCGCCGTGTCCAGAGCAGGTGCCTCGCCCCGTTGAGTATGAGTATGTTCCGTCTGCGCAAATGGCGGTAGGTTCATCCTCGAATTGCCCACTATAGTATAAGCCTGATGAAGATGGCGGTGATACGGGGCTTTTGTATCTATATGTGTAGACATTATATACGGGTGGCTCAGCTTTCTCTATAATCGTTTCTGATATTTTAGACGAGCCTCTTCTACATACTCGACTTTCCCCAGACTTGCCATCTTTCACTAGTTCTCGATAAATCTTGCCGTCTTCATCTCTATTTGTAGTATCTTTTTCTCCGGCTTTTATTTCCGTTGCGTCTGTTAATATGATTGATTCATTTTCACAGTTCTCAACAAACAGATAATCAACGATGGGCCATACGGGCATCGAAAAGACTACCACCAAGAATAACCGCATCAAGAATTTTTTCATTCTTTAATTATAGACCTACCCCATCTAAAAATCAACCCCAAACATCATCTCCAAATTGTTAATTTACTTCATTATTTCCACCCTACTTTCAATTTTTTCTCACATAAAAACCTCCCGTCGCCTCCCGGGAGATATAAAAAAGAAGCCTTACCAGAAAGCGACAATATTAAAAAACCTTAATATTATCACGGTCTGGCAGGCTTTATGACTCTGCGTAACCTCGTTTATGTTAATATTTTAGCATAAATGCGATAATTATTCAATATCTATGAAATATTTTCTTGGTGTTCGTTCGTAACAAACATTCTAGTGATTCTACCGCTTTTAGATTCGAGCCTAATATTGATCGTTTCTTTCTCTCTGGCAGATTTGTTGAGATCAAGTATTTTTTGCGTAATCGCCAATAATACTTGCTGATTATCTTCTTGTGGAAAATTAATAATTGTCTGTCGCTTAAGGTTAACTCCTACAATCTCTCCATTGTTCTTTACGATCTCAACACCCACCTTTCCGCGACTCGTTTCAGTTTCTGCGTTAACTAATTTAGATAGAAACCCTGGCATATTTTCAAACATCTCTCACCTCCTTTTAATAATATCCATCATTGAATAAATCTTCAGAATAATCATAATCCTCATCTGTCACACTATAACCTTCGTAACCGATAGCCAGCGTTAAACTCTGGATAGCGTATCTAAATGCGTCCGCACCGTTGCTCGCCCAATCGTGGAGCGGTTTGAGCGAAAATATTTGATTTTTCTCATCATATTTGTAGCGATATGACCACAAACATTTTAGTCCTCTTTCACATTTATTTTTATCAAAGAAACATGACGACAACTTCATTCTTGCCTCGGAGATACCGTCGGCAATTCGATTGCGCTTCAAAATTACAATATTATTCAGCCCTAATTTCCTGAGCAGATCCGCCCGAGTCGCCTCTTCGCCCCAAGTTTGCGTCCCGCCATCATGAGGCAAGAAATGCGCGCCATAGTTATAAGGCTTCTCTTTGATGATCTTTGCGTAATGCGCTGGCGTTTCTTGGCTCATTTCGTAGTAATCAATAAAGTAGGTTTGTCCGCCTTTAATCTGGTAAAACCAAATAGCCGTAGTGTCTTGCCTGCCCAAATCCCACGCAGTGTAGACTTTACGGCTTTCGTCGTGTGGAATAATCCCCACCTGATCTCCCCTCTCGATTTCGGATAATTTCTTAGCATAAATCGCACCATCTTTGCTTGTCTTAAATTCTCCTAACCAAATATGCCGATAAGCCTCATAGTCGGCTTGTTTCATCTTTTCTCTTTCATCTTTAAGTGGACCTGGGAGTTGGCCAATTCTCTCGAGATCATGACTGTCAATCTTGGCTATAACATCACGATCGGTCTTTCGTTCCACAATTTCAGTCCAGACAGCGTCTTTCGGCGTTTCTGGGTTAAAAGTCCAGATCAATTGAGAGCCTTCTTTACGTATTGTTGGTACAAGAATTTGAATACTCTCAAGACTTACGCTATGAGCCTCTTCAACCCAGCAAATATCTACACCTTCGAAAGATTTAATTTTGCTGACATTGTCTCGAAGTCCAACAAATAAAAATTCTGATCCAGTCAACTTATTTCTAATAGAGTCGCGAGTTATTTCGTATTCGGAGAAATTATACTTCCTAATAATATCACTCAGCAATTTATGGACAGAATCTTTAATAGAACCCTGTATTTCGCGTGTACACAAAATTCGAAGTTTCTTGCTTCTTGCCCGATTTAATAGCGACCAGCCCACAGCAAAACTCTTTCCCCCACCACGACCGCCGTAATAAACGATATTTCGCCACTTCTCTTCAAATAAATGCTCAAATTTATAGTGAAGATTGACAGACACTTTATTCATCTCGCCCCACAAAGCCAGTTAAACTGACGGTTAATTTTTGCCCTTCAATAGAGAGGTCAAGTTTCTTTTGGCGTTCAGCGATTCGCTGTTTAAGGGTGTTGTATTCCTTGATCGCCCCGAGTTTCGTTTTAAAATCCGCATCTTGAATGATCAATTTTGCGAGCTGTTTGTCAACATACTGATCATTCAATCCACTCTCTTCAAAAATTTCATCAATTCTCTTCAAGATGTTAGGTTTTGTTAATAATTTTGAAGCCTCAACTCTGGCGGTCAAGTAAGCGCCTCGCTTGCTCAAATCCACATTATAGGCCTCAATATAACTCTGCGTGCCGTTGCCGAAGATCTCTCGATCGCTGGCGTAAATTTGGCAAAATAACTCCTGCTTGGGAGTCAATCCACTTTTTGATTTATTAGAAATCTTAGCCTTGGCTTTAGGTTTTGGTTTCTTGGCTTTTTCTGACAATTCTTCACCCTTTCCGCGCCAAAAGAAAAAGGCGCTACAACAACTTTAATTTAACTTAAAGCCGGTAGCCGCCCACAATGATTTTATTATAGCACGAGCATGTTAAAAAGTCAATAGTACGATAGAACCAGAAAAACACTCTCTAGCACGGGGTGTTTTTATTTATTATTAGTGAGTAGCGATGTTATAACTGCAGTTATTATCGCAGTAATTACAAGAGATACAATCCATCCAATAAATCCCGATATTTTCTTTAAAGTCATTTTTATATCGTGCCGATCGCTTTCCTGTATTAAGCTTTTAATACTCTTTCGAACCTTATCATCCTTTTTTATTATATCCACAAAAGCATCCTTAAAGGTTTTTTCTATCTTTTTTGAATCGGAGATGGATTTAGTAAAAAATTCCACAAATTTTTCATTAGTAGAAATTTTTTCCTCAATTTCAGCAACCCTACCTTCAAGATCGGTTTGTGTCTGAATTAAATCCTGAGGATTAAAGTCTGACTTTCTAGTAGGATTAGCCGGCATTATTTAGACTTCTCCTTGAGTAGCGAATTTGACGGTTTGATATACTGCTTATCCGCCCCATCTTCAACAACAATAGATTTATTCGATGCCGTGGTAAGTAGTGCTAGAGAAAATCTTAGAGCGGACTCCTCATCCTTAAATCCGTAAGACTCTACAATTGCTTTTAATGCGTCTAGGTCGCCGTTCTCAATCAAAATGGTTCTACCTAAAACATCATTATTATTCTTTTCTTCGCTAATTTTCTTAATCGCCATATATAATAATTATACACTATTGGCACTGCCTTGTCTATATTATTTATTGTGTTTATGATTGATGATATTTGGCTTATAACACATCACCCCATGCTTGGCATACATCTCATTGATTTTGTCGTCATCGTCAAAAGCGAAGAGAATGTTTTTAAAACCTATATACTTTTTGATGAGGTCTTCTTTGACTTCGTGAGCTGGTCTCCAGTCGTTCGAGGGTCGCATAAACAGTTTGCAATATCTAGCAAGCAACTTCTCGTCTAACCATTTTCTGGTGGCGTGATAGCAGCTCTCGTTTCTCCCAGTAATGAAGATGATTTCCTCACTAACTTCTTCTAAATCACTAAAAATGCGATAGCCTTTTTCTATAACCTCATCTTTCCAAACCTCATCGTAAGAATAAAACTTATCATAGTCTTTCTTGTCACCCTGTATATATTTGAGGCGGTGTGAGCAGTCTGCTAATACTCCGTCAATGTCAAAAATTATGTATTTCATTTTTTCTTCTGTCCTTTATATCTAAAGTCTTTGCCCATTGTTTTAACAAATGTTTTAGCCAAATTCTTTGTCGAAAACTGATATTTATTTTTAACAATACCATTTTCGTATTCGACTACGATGTAAGCATAGTTAGAGTTAAGACATTCTATATTGCTCATAATCTCCTCCATATATGTTCATCAATCTGTTCAAACTTATCTAATGCGTATATCAATCCACCTTCTGGGAACATTGTCGGGAAGAGTGGTTTAATATTTACAAAACGACTGTCGTTATTGCTCTTCTGAAATTTTAAGTTATCTATAATCAGATAATCGCCGTTCGGAATTTCATATGCTTTTTTAATCATCTTTATTTATCCTTGATATTAGATACAACTCTTTCCTTAATCTTCTCTTCAAGTTTAGCGAGCCTATCTTTTAGTTTCCTCTCTGTATTTAAGTATTCACCAATTATCCCTATATTAATGCCGCCGAAACCATCAACGAACCAATATTTTTTTAATTCTTTAGTTTCTTCAAACCAATCGTCGAGGTTCTCTAATTTTTCTATAACTATTTTGTGGCGGTAG
This sequence is a window from bacterium. Protein-coding genes within it:
- a CDS encoding CAP domain-containing protein, producing MKKIVTIIVVLTLLGGGAIGFVSLNSYIKELNSEISKLNREKEFLEEFRNRSIAIRPTPEEVLKEVNALIRVDAGVDSVILDDKLNASALLKAQDMVQYNYYDHVNPKTKKHGYEYITYLSPNECVYIGENIARGSVSVSAKDRVDSWRNSKSHYEAMIDPRYSKIGFAEIFDQGPSRKNDPSTIAVLHFCQSK
- a CDS encoding terminase small subunit → MSEKAKKPKPKAKAKISNKSKSGLTPKQELFCQIYASDREIFGNGTQSYIEAYNVDLSKRGAYLTARVEASKLLTKPNILKRIDEIFEESGLNDQYVDKQLAKLIIQDADFKTKLGAIKEYNTLKQRIAERQKKLDLSIEGQKLTVSLTGFVGRDE
- a CDS encoding PBSX family phage terminase large subunit, whose amino-acid sequence is MNKVSVNLHYKFEHLFEEKWRNIVYYGGRGGGKSFAVGWSLLNRARSKKLRILCTREIQGSIKDSVHKLLSDIIRKYNFSEYEITRDSIRNKLTGSEFLFVGLRDNVSKIKSFEGVDICWVEEAHSVSLESIQILVPTIRKEGSQLIWTFNPETPKDAVWTEIVERKTDRDVIAKIDSHDLERIGQLPGPLKDEREKMKQADYEAYRHIWLGEFKTSKDGAIYAKKLSEIERGDQVGIIPHDESRKVYTAWDLGRQDTTAIWFYQIKGGQTYFIDYYEMSQETPAHYAKIIKEKPYNYGAHFLPHDGGTQTWGEEATRADLLRKLGLNNIVILKRNRIADGISEARMKLSSCFFDKNKCERGLKCLWSYRYKYDEKNQIFSLKPLHDWASNGADAFRYAIQSLTLAIGYEGYSVTDEDYDYSEDLFNDGYY
- a CDS encoding DUF3761 domain-containing protein, which codes for MKKFLMRLFLVVVFSMPVWPIVDYLFVENCENESIILTDATEIKAGEKDTTNRDEDGKIYRELVKDGKSGESRVCRRGSSKISETIIEKAEPPVYNVYTYRYKSPVSPPSSSGLYYSGQFEDEPTAICADGTYSYSTGRGTCSGHGGVDEWL